One Caenibius sp. WL genomic window, GATGCCGCTGTTCACGATGAATGTGTATGACCGGGTGTTTCCCAACCGGGCCGTATCGACCCTGTGGGTTCTGGGCATCGGAGTGCTGCTGTCGTTCGCGCTGGAATTTGCACTGCGCCAGGCGCGGTCCAATGTGGTCGACCAGATCGGACGTCGTCTCGACCTGAAGCTGTCGCAGAAGATTTTCGGCCGGTTGCTGGCGACCCCGTTGTCTGCCCGTCAGGGTAGCACGGGGGCCTTGGCGGCACGCGTTTCGGAATACGCCACGGTCCGCGATTTCTTCGGATCGACGACAGTGGTCCTGATGGTCGATCTGGTGTTTCTCGTCCTGTTCGTTGCGGTGATCGCGTTCATTGCCGGATGGCTGGCCATCGTTCCGTTGACCGCCATTCTGGTGATGGGGCTGATCGGATACCGCTTGCAGGAACAGGTGGTCACGGCGGCGCAAGACGCGCAGGCCGACCACGGTCTGCAGCAGACCATGCTCGTGGAATCGATCGCGGGCATGGAAACGTTGAAGAGCATGGCAGGTGAAGGCGGCATGATCGGCCGCTGGTATCGTCTTGCGGAGATCGGCACGCGTTCGCAACAGCGCCTGCGCCACATCAACACGATTGCCGTGGGGCTGGCCGCAACCTGCCAGCAATTGTCCGGTATCGCGTTGGTGATCGGTGGTTATTACCTGTTCGATGCTGGGAATATCACGATGGGGGCGATCATCGCGATCGTCATGCTTTCGTCGCGCTCTCTCGGACCGGCCGGGCAACTGGCTTTCCTGCTGACCCGGGGCCGCCAGGCCCATGAAACGCTGACCAGCATCGAACGGTTGTTCGATGCAGAGGATGAGCGGCGGCAGGGCAGCCGGACCGTCCCGCCGACCATTCGCTCGGCCTCGATCAAGCTCGAAAACCTGGAATTCCGTTATCCCGACACGTCCTCGTTTGCGCTGGACCGGTTGAATCTCACGATCGAACCGGGGGAACGGATCGCCGTGATTGGCCGTGTGGCTTCCGGCAAATCCACCCTGGGGCGTATTCTGTGCGGCCTTTACCAGCCGACCGGCGGTGCGATGATGATCGATGGGATCGACAGCTCGCAGTATCGCCCGCACGATATCCGTTCGGAATTCCGCTTCGTCGGGCAGGATGCCAATCTCTTCACCGGTACGATCAAGGACAATCTGACGTTCGGGCGGCCGGATCTGCCCGATGCGGCGCTGATCGATGCTCTCAAGACAACCGGGGCGGAGCAGTTCCTTTCCCGTGATGCGGGCGGGTTCGACCGTCTGGTCGGGGAGCAGGGGCGGCGGCTGTCGGGTGGGCAGCGCTCCTTCCTCGCTCTGGCCCGCGCCTTTGTGACACCCTGCAAGATGCTGTTCCTCGATGAGCCGACCGGAGCGATGGACAGCCAGACGGAAAAGCACTTCGTCGATCGTCTTTCGGGCTCGCTGATCCCGGGACAGACGCTGATCATCTCCACACACCGTCCGGCCCTGTTCCGGCTGTGCGATCGCCTGATCGTGCTCGATCAGGGGCGGATTGTCGCGGATGGGCCGAAGAATGAAATCATTGCTGCGACGGGCAATGCCGAAAGGTTGACCGCATGAATACCGCGACCGCCCTTCATCTGCCTGCGACGCGTTCGCCGTCGCGCAGGGCGTGGCGTCGCACGGCTTTGCATGTGGGTTATGCACTGTCCTTAGCCTGTGCGCTGGCGCTGGTTGGATCGACCCGGCTGACGCAGGGCGAAGCGAGAGCCGCCGTCGGCATGCAGCCGCAGCAGGTTCGGATGCTGGTGGCGATGACCACCGGCGATCAGGGACGTGTGGTCAGCAAGGGGGAAACGGCCCGCGAAAGCAATGCGCTGATCCCGCTCTCACAATTGCCGGTGGAGAAGCCGGGCAGCCTTTCGGGCATCCGTCCGGGGATCGAAGGCTATGGCACGGCGCTTCGTTGCCTGTCGCAGGCGATCTATTACGAAGCCGCGAACGAACCGCTTGCGGGCAAGCGCGCCGTGGCCCAGGTCGTGCTCAACCGGCTCCGCCACCCGGCTTATCCTAATTCGGTGTGCGGCGTGGTGTACGAAGGCAGCAACCGGGCGGTCTGCCAGTTTAGCTTTACTTGTGACGGTTCGTTGCTACGCGCGCCGGTCGGGCCGCGTTGGCAGGAATCGCAGGCAGTAGCCGAAGCGGCTTTGGCCGGGCAGACCGAACCGCGTGTGGGCACGGCAACGCATTATCACGCGGACTACGTCTTGCCGCGCTGGGCATTCACGCTGGCGAAGATCGACAAGATCGGCGCGCATATCTTTTACCGGTTCCCTGGAAAATGGGGCCGCGCTGATGCTTTCCGCGATCGGTGGTCCGGCTATGAATACATACCGCAGCTCGATTATGCGCGGCTGCGTTCCGCCCTCGATCACCGTACTGGGGATGAAACCGCGGATCTCGCCAATGGCCTGAGTGTCGTGCCGCATATGTCCGATCGCCATACGGCCACCGATATCGGCGGGCGGATCGATGTGACCAAGCAATGGCGGATGACCATTCCCGATCCCTCGCAGGTCAGCCAAGGGTATCATGCGGCGGTGACGGCGCAGGATGTCTCACCTAACGCCACCCTGACGAACGAACAGGTGCAGCCGTGACGGAACAGGCTATCGAACAATCGTGGGACGAGCGTCTGCGCGGCTTGCGGGATCGCTATGCATCCTACGATGCGAACCATCGCCTGATCATGGCGTGTGCCGTCGGTTTGGCACTGTTCATTGTCTGGGCCAGCCTAGCGAGCGTGGATGAAGTGACGCGCGGCACCGGGAAAGTCATCCCGTCGAGCAAGGCCCAACTGGTCCAGCCAGCGGAGGCGGCCGTGGTGAAGGACATCCTTGTGCGCAGCGGCCAGTCGGTGGTGAAGGGGCAGTTGCTCGTCCGCCTGGACGATGCGCAGGCCTCCTCCGAACTGGGGCAATTGCAGACGGAAAACGACCGGCTGACGGTAAGGGCCGAACGGCTCAAGCAGGAAGCGGCGGGCGGGGAGCTCGGTTGCGGCGAAGGCGGCACCGTGTGCGCTGACGAGCAGCATTTGCAGGATGTCCGCATGGCTACCGCGCGGAGCAAGCAGATGGGTCTGGCTGCTGCTGTGGAGCAGCGGCGGCGCGATTTGCGCGAAGCCGAAGCCACTGCCAATGCCCTGAGCAACAGCGTCCGTCTTGCCGCTGAACAGGTGCGTATGCTCGAACCGCTCGCGGCCAAGGGGATCGTTCCACAAACCGAACTGCTTTCGGCGCAGCGTGAACTGGTCGATACGCAGGGGCGCCTGGCTGCAGCCCGGCAGGCGGTTGCTCGCGGCCAAGCGGCCGTGCGCGAGGCTTCCGCGGAGCTCAGCTCCTCACGCCTCGACTTTCAGCAGCAAGCGCTGGCGGAACGAAGCGAAATCCAGACCAAGATTGCCGTCAACCAGCAGACGATCCGTGGCGCTGCCGCCCGGAAGGAACGCAACGAGTTGCGCGCGCCGGCGAATGGCATTGTAAACGATGTGCAGATCGCGACAATCGGTGGTTTCGTCGGAGCTGGGCAGAAGCTAATGCAGGTCATTCCGGTGGGTGACAAGCTGCTGGTCGAAGCGCGCGTCAGCCCCCGGGACATCGCCTTTATCAAAGTTGGGGACCGCGCGAACGTGAAAGTCACCGCCTATGATTTCTCGATCTATGGTGGGCTGAGCGGCAAGGTGCAGCAGGTTTCGGCAGACAGCATCTATGATGAAGTCGAACGGCAGACCTACTACACCGTCGTGGTGGAGACGGAGCGTTCGTTCATCGTCAAGGACGGCCAAAAATTGCCCATCGTGCCGGGGATGATTTGCGATGTCGAAGTAATCACCGGACGCAAAAGCATCCTGTCCTACCTCTTCAAGCCCGTGACCAAAGGGCTGAGCGAGGCGATGACCGAACGCTGATCAGCGTTCGGTCAGTAACCGTGGAGCCAGGCGGTGTTCTCGCCGAAGCTCATGATCGGGCGATAATCGAGGCTGGAACTGGCATCCAGCAGCGTATCGGTGCTGTTGTCCAACACCAGATAACGCCCTTCATGATGCACGATCAGGATCGCGTGATCCGCATTGCGCACCAGATCGCGGGCAATCGTCAGGATCATGTCCTTGCGGGCCAGCCCCGAGGCTGCAAGCAGCTGCATCTTGGTGAGAGCGATATCCTCGCAATCGCCTTTGCCCAGCCGCAAGGTGGTGCGAGCGCCTGCCCAATAATCCGCCCTGCCGAAAAGCTGGCTGTCCTCGACATACCGGATCTTGTGGTTGACGGAACGGTTCACCGCTTCGATCAGGCTCAGCCGATCGGCCCGGCGCCCGCCGGCAAATGCGCGGGCGGTTCCAGCGGAAACGGGTTGCAGGCGCACGCGAGC contains:
- a CDS encoding cell wall hydrolase: MNTATALHLPATRSPSRRAWRRTALHVGYALSLACALALVGSTRLTQGEARAAVGMQPQQVRMLVAMTTGDQGRVVSKGETARESNALIPLSQLPVEKPGSLSGIRPGIEGYGTALRCLSQAIYYEAANEPLAGKRAVAQVVLNRLRHPAYPNSVCGVVYEGSNRAVCQFSFTCDGSLLRAPVGPRWQESQAVAEAALAGQTEPRVGTATHYHADYVLPRWAFTLAKIDKIGAHIFYRFPGKWGRADAFRDRWSGYEYIPQLDYARLRSALDHRTGDETADLANGLSVVPHMSDRHTATDIGGRIDVTKQWRMTIPDPSQVSQGYHAAVTAQDVSPNATLTNEQVQP
- a CDS encoding HlyD family type I secretion periplasmic adaptor subunit, which codes for MTEQAIEQSWDERLRGLRDRYASYDANHRLIMACAVGLALFIVWASLASVDEVTRGTGKVIPSSKAQLVQPAEAAVVKDILVRSGQSVVKGQLLVRLDDAQASSELGQLQTENDRLTVRAERLKQEAAGGELGCGEGGTVCADEQHLQDVRMATARSKQMGLAAAVEQRRRDLREAEATANALSNSVRLAAEQVRMLEPLAAKGIVPQTELLSAQRELVDTQGRLAAARQAVARGQAAVREASAELSSSRLDFQQQALAERSEIQTKIAVNQQTIRGAAARKERNELRAPANGIVNDVQIATIGGFVGAGQKLMQVIPVGDKLLVEARVSPRDIAFIKVGDRANVKVTAYDFSIYGGLSGKVQQVSADSIYDEVERQTYYTVVVETERSFIVKDGQKLPIVPGMICDVEVITGRKSILSYLFKPVTKGLSEAMTER
- a CDS encoding type I secretion system permease/ATPase; translated protein: MAFSPTLLATVPRNGEGRLPFHQLGPALELVGLNHETVSGKKLSRQPDGWPAIVTLRDGKFAIVYELKDEDLLVWRPETQEQMWLPFASVAEEFAGGLVTVFGDPNSIGERVLPWHAKGRHHWFWSELRKERAAFRPVLLASLLINLLALSMPLFTMNVYDRVFPNRAVSTLWVLGIGVLLSFALEFALRQARSNVVDQIGRRLDLKLSQKIFGRLLATPLSARQGSTGALAARVSEYATVRDFFGSTTVVLMVDLVFLVLFVAVIAFIAGWLAIVPLTAILVMGLIGYRLQEQVVTAAQDAQADHGLQQTMLVESIAGMETLKSMAGEGGMIGRWYRLAEIGTRSQQRLRHINTIAVGLAATCQQLSGIALVIGGYYLFDAGNITMGAIIAIVMLSSRSLGPAGQLAFLLTRGRQAHETLTSIERLFDAEDERRQGSRTVPPTIRSASIKLENLEFRYPDTSSFALDRLNLTIEPGERIAVIGRVASGKSTLGRILCGLYQPTGGAMMIDGIDSSQYRPHDIRSEFRFVGQDANLFTGTIKDNLTFGRPDLPDAALIDALKTTGAEQFLSRDAGGFDRLVGEQGRRLSGGQRSFLALARAFVTPCKMLFLDEPTGAMDSQTEKHFVDRLSGSLIPGQTLIISTHRPALFRLCDRLIVLDQGRIVADGPKNEIIAATGNAERLTA